The Solibacillus sp. FSL W7-1436 genome window below encodes:
- a CDS encoding sensor histidine kinase, with amino-acid sequence MKNNKLYLQLFLIFVVATAVSLIFTNGGRFLGKTFYESQNYNNEAENMVYEFSQYVFNTPTEEDFERALTVSGEEIEAYRTYYGSLAEQIQSIKEQYAGEIDATQDQEVIEAIEQERDAKIADIKKNFEDDEYVKEKILVIKKKAIQQKLKEIERDKKEILSKYDYFAYEFKDEKTGEVYRNGDISEKNVFKKSFKNVGGNLTGLYPLNYYEQDTMGILQDSYTLEQDLSDISGVVTVPVSWIENNHSSEKSAFIITKYVYYGIILAGIISFILLMTSLKPTLEQFNRQFQLRELFERFPIDIRIVIYLITTYFAFICSGAFTRSIQGIIYYFTDNRSDFLLNFIVTSVISFALIVAVVFMVVSIWASLKEQRDLEKIWPETFTAKFVDGALSMFENRSIGIQSLILLLIVFLGGFGFAVVVASASFGVFLFYMFLFVVFFIPALYIFMRRMGYLNRIMQHTENMAHGRLTKDLKVKGDSPLARHAENLNGIREGVRNSMNEQAKSEQMKTELITNVSHDLRTPLTSIITYTDLLKNPSITEEERKKYIEILDAKSNRLKTLIEDLFEVSKMASGNVEITKQRIDLAQLLQQAVGEHGEDFAAANLDLRINIAEQPIYARVDGQKWWRVIDNLIINARKYSLEGTRVYVNLKSHEGNAELTVKNVAKYELNEEASQLIERFKRADTSRHTEGSGLGLAIAQSIVDLHDGQLEIAVDGDLFKVTVSIPIDK; translated from the coding sequence ATGAAAAATAATAAATTATACCTCCAGCTTTTTCTTATTTTTGTGGTGGCAACTGCAGTCAGTTTAATTTTTACAAATGGTGGTCGTTTTTTAGGGAAAACCTTTTATGAATCGCAAAATTATAACAACGAAGCAGAGAACATGGTATACGAGTTCTCGCAATATGTATTTAACACGCCAACAGAAGAGGATTTTGAAAGGGCATTAACAGTATCGGGTGAGGAAATTGAGGCTTACCGCACATATTACGGTTCCCTTGCTGAGCAAATACAAAGTATTAAAGAGCAGTATGCAGGCGAAATAGATGCAACACAAGATCAGGAAGTAATCGAGGCAATTGAACAAGAACGTGATGCCAAAATTGCCGACATTAAGAAAAATTTTGAAGATGATGAATATGTGAAAGAAAAAATTCTAGTAATTAAGAAAAAAGCAATTCAGCAGAAGCTTAAAGAAATTGAAAGAGACAAAAAGGAAATTTTAAGCAAATACGATTACTTTGCATATGAATTTAAAGATGAAAAAACCGGCGAAGTTTACCGCAATGGTGATATCAGCGAAAAGAATGTCTTTAAAAAATCGTTTAAAAATGTAGGGGGAAATCTCACAGGTCTCTATCCGCTTAATTATTATGAGCAAGATACCATGGGGATTCTGCAGGATAGCTACACACTTGAGCAGGATTTATCGGATATTTCGGGTGTTGTAACAGTCCCGGTTAGTTGGATTGAAAACAATCATAGCAGTGAAAAAAGTGCATTTATCATTACGAAATATGTTTATTATGGCATTATTCTTGCAGGGATTATCAGTTTCATTTTATTGATGACGTCTTTAAAGCCGACGCTTGAACAGTTTAATCGCCAGTTCCAGCTGCGGGAGCTATTTGAACGTTTCCCGATTGATATCCGGATTGTGATATACCTTATTACAACATACTTCGCGTTTATATGTAGCGGTGCCTTTACAAGGTCCATCCAGGGGATAATCTATTACTTTACGGATAATCGTTCCGACTTTCTTCTGAATTTCATCGTAACAAGTGTTATCAGTTTTGCGCTTATTGTAGCGGTCGTCTTTATGGTTGTATCCATATGGGCAAGTTTAAAAGAGCAGCGTGACCTGGAAAAAATCTGGCCGGAGACATTTACAGCGAAGTTTGTAGATGGTGCGCTTTCAATGTTTGAAAATCGTTCAATCGGAATTCAGTCGCTCATACTGCTTCTTATTGTCTTCCTTGGAGGCTTTGGATTTGCTGTTGTTGTGGCATCAGCAAGTTTCGGTGTTTTCCTGTTCTATATGTTTTTATTTGTAGTGTTCTTCATTCCGGCACTTTACATTTTTATGCGTCGTATGGGCTACCTGAACCGTATTATGCAACATACTGAAAACATGGCGCATGGCCGACTAACAAAGGATTTGAAAGTGAAAGGGGATTCTCCTTTAGCAAGACATGCCGAAAATTTAAACGGTATTCGTGAAGGTGTCCGTAACAGTATGAATGAACAGGCGAAAAGTGAACAGATGAAAACAGAGCTGATTACAAACGTCAGCCATGATTTGCGTACACCGCTCACATCAATTATTACGTATACGGATTTACTGAAAAATCCATCGATCACAGAGGAAGAGCGAAAAAAATATATCGAGATTTTAGATGCGAAATCGAATCGTTTAAAAACATTAATTGAAGACTTATTTGAAGTATCGAAAATGGCAAGCGGCAATGTAGAAATTACGAAACAGCGCATCGACTTAGCACAACTGTTGCAGCAGGCGGTCGGTGAGCATGGAGAAGACTTTGCAGCAGCCAATTTGGATTTACGTATCAATATTGCGGAGCAGCCGATTTATGCTCGTGTGGACGGGCAAAAGTGGTGGCGTGTCATTGATAACTTGATTATTAATGCACGGAAATATTCGTTGGAGGGCACACGTGTTTACGTCAATTTGAAGTCGCATGAAGGCAATGCGGAATTGACTGTGAAAAATGTCGCGAAATACGAGCTGAACGAGGAAGCTTCCCAATTAATCGAGCGTTTCAAACGTGCGGATACATCACGTCATACAGAAGGCTCAGGGCTAGGGCTGGCGATTGCACAGTCGATAGTTGATTTGCATGATGGGCAATTGGAAATCGCAGTTGACGGGGATCTGTTTAAAGTGACAGTTAGTATCCCGATAGATAAATAA
- a CDS encoding DNA-binding protein, with the protein MYKTVEQTAAEIGMPEHQVLQYIYTGRIKAVHDGEHFLINSAQFDTYHQQLERIKEEIEIWRNTPIPEDVDIKDED; encoded by the coding sequence ATGTATAAAACGGTAGAACAAACTGCAGCAGAAATAGGCATGCCTGAACATCAGGTTTTACAGTACATTTATACCGGTCGCATTAAAGCAGTGCATGATGGTGAACACTTTTTAATTAACAGTGCGCAATTTGATACGTACCATCAGCAACTCGAGCGAATTAAAGAAGAGATCGAAATCTGGAGGAACACACCAATTCCTGAAGATGTCGATATAAAAGATGAAGACTAA
- a CDS encoding homoserine dehydrogenase: protein MATIKAAILGFGTVGQGIYHILNEKRQELREKLGVELEVAKILVTDASRERVPGTKHLMTESMDDVLAENNLQVVFEAIVNEEPAFTYLKRAVEAKCHVITANKVMLAKRGEELEALAKVNGVFVGYEATVAGGVPIIKTMKNILLVNEVSCVQGILNGTTNYILTKMRAEGWSFEQALEEAQHLGYAEADPFNDVSGQDAFKKLMILSSLAFGEQPNWADVEVIGIDTITSEEVAEATAQGLRYRHVAEVEKLEDGTIHAKVAPLLVNNEHPLYPVDDVFNAVTMETNYIGTLSVIGPGAGMYPTASVMVEDYAEIIGKRAGFTVTI, encoded by the coding sequence ATGGCAACAATCAAGGCAGCGATCTTAGGATTTGGTACAGTGGGTCAGGGAATTTACCATATTTTAAATGAAAAGAGGCAGGAGCTTCGCGAAAAGCTAGGTGTTGAACTGGAGGTCGCGAAGATTTTAGTAACCGATGCAAGCCGTGAGCGTGTACCGGGTACAAAACATTTAATGACGGAATCAATGGATGACGTTCTGGCGGAAAATAATCTGCAAGTTGTTTTTGAAGCGATTGTAAATGAAGAGCCTGCATTTACTTATTTAAAGCGCGCTGTTGAGGCGAAATGCCATGTCATTACAGCGAATAAGGTGATGCTTGCAAAACGCGGCGAGGAGCTCGAAGCATTGGCGAAAGTTAATGGTGTATTCGTAGGCTACGAGGCAACGGTAGCAGGCGGTGTGCCGATTATTAAAACAATGAAAAACATTCTTCTAGTCAATGAAGTAAGCTGCGTTCAAGGAATTTTAAATGGAACGACAAACTATATTTTAACTAAGATGCGTGCAGAAGGCTGGAGCTTTGAACAGGCATTAGAAGAAGCGCAGCATTTAGGCTATGCAGAAGCAGATCCATTTAACGATGTATCGGGTCAGGATGCATTCAAAAAGCTTATGATTTTATCGAGCCTTGCATTTGGAGAGCAGCCAAATTGGGCAGATGTTGAAGTGATCGGCATCGATACAATCACGTCAGAGGAAGTAGCGGAAGCAACAGCGCAAGGTCTTCGCTATCGTCATGTGGCGGAAGTGGAGAAACTTGAAGACGGTACGATTCATGCGAAGGTGGCACCACTGCTGGTAAACAATGAACATCCGCTTTACCCTGTAGACGATGTATTCAATGCAGTGACGATGGAGACAAACTACATCGGGACATTATCCGTAATTGGGCCTGGAGCGGGGATGTATCCGACTGCAAGTGTAATGGTAGAGGATTACGCTGAAATTATCGGTAAACGTGCGGGGTTTACAGTCACTATTTAA
- a CDS encoding O-acetylhomoserine aminocarboxypropyltransferase/cysteine synthase family protein yields the protein MTNLRPETLLLHGGQKPDPETGAIAVPVYRTTAYAFNDTAHAQRLFALQETGNIYSRIMNPTVGAFEERVALLEGGTAAVGLSSGAAAVAFSILNVAGAGDEIVAAGSLYGGTYNLFATTLPRYGITVKFVDESDPANFQAAITDKTKAIFAEIIGNPSLKVLDIEEVANIAHDNGLPLLIDSTFASPYGSNPIEFGADVVIHSATKWIGGHGTTIGGIVVDAGKFDWTQGRHPGFTEPDTSYHGLRYGIDTAGAAFATKLRVQLLRDFGPTLSADAAFNFLQGLETLHLRIVRHNENTQKVAEYLRNHPFVEYVNYNGFEDFATHDLAKKYLKNGFGSIITFGIKGGREAGRQVIDNVELFSHVANVGDARSLIIHPASTTHQQLSAEELKTAGVSEELIRLSIGLEAAEDIIADLEQALAKVAAEVGVETNA from the coding sequence ATGACAAACTTAAGACCAGAAACACTATTATTACACGGGGGTCAAAAGCCAGACCCGGAAACAGGAGCAATCGCAGTTCCGGTGTACCGTACAACTGCCTATGCATTTAACGACACAGCTCATGCGCAACGTCTATTTGCATTACAGGAAACAGGCAATATTTATTCACGTATTATGAATCCGACAGTCGGGGCTTTTGAAGAACGGGTTGCTTTATTAGAAGGGGGCACAGCTGCAGTAGGGCTTTCATCTGGCGCAGCAGCAGTGGCATTTTCTATTTTAAACGTTGCAGGTGCAGGGGATGAAATTGTTGCGGCAGGTTCTCTTTACGGCGGAACTTACAATTTATTCGCAACTACATTGCCTCGCTACGGCATTACAGTAAAATTTGTGGATGAATCAGATCCTGCAAACTTCCAAGCGGCAATCACGGATAAAACGAAGGCGATCTTCGCTGAAATTATCGGAAATCCAAGCTTGAAAGTACTGGATATCGAAGAGGTAGCAAACATCGCTCATGACAATGGTCTTCCTTTATTAATCGACAGCACATTTGCTTCCCCATATGGAAGTAATCCGATCGAATTCGGCGCGGATGTTGTCATTCATTCTGCAACAAAATGGATTGGCGGCCACGGAACGACGATCGGCGGGATTGTCGTTGATGCCGGGAAGTTCGACTGGACGCAAGGAAGACATCCAGGATTTACAGAACCGGATACTTCTTACCACGGTCTACGCTACGGAATTGACACAGCAGGCGCTGCATTTGCGACAAAGCTTCGTGTTCAACTATTGCGTGATTTTGGTCCAACATTATCTGCTGACGCGGCATTTAATTTCCTGCAAGGACTTGAAACGCTTCATTTGCGTATTGTCCGTCATAATGAAAACACACAAAAAGTTGCCGAGTATTTAAGAAACCACCCATTTGTGGAATACGTAAATTACAACGGCTTTGAAGATTTTGCGACACATGATTTAGCGAAGAAGTATCTGAAAAACGGCTTCGGATCGATCATTACGTTCGGCATTAAAGGTGGGCGTGAAGCAGGTCGCCAAGTAATCGATAACGTGGAATTGTTCTCGCATGTAGCAAACGTCGGGGATGCCCGTTCATTGATTATCCATCCTGCTAGTACAACGCACCAACAGTTATCTGCGGAAGAATTAAAAACTGCAGGCGTATCGGAAGAGCTCATTCGCTTATCGATCGGGTTAGAAGCAGCAGAAGATATTATCGCAGATTTAGAACAGGCATTAGCGAAAGTTGCAGCTGAAGTAGGGGTGGAAACAAACGCATAA
- a CDS encoding metallophosphoesterase codes for MRILLGIVALAIYSGLTFYLGWNFRAWLLSIQQFRWPIVYWTVLFLVSYGYFIGKLHPLLTPLTVLGSYWMFFLQYGLILCIIANLIIKFTPLTTRMVGTGVAGLLIVLLIAGTYFAYSPVVRNATINIDKPGEDMRIVMGSDFHLGLLSGKGHLDKFVALSNEQDPDLVLLPGDIVDDSPKRFVEKDMGEVMKNLKATYGVYGVLGNHEYYGNEIPEFKKEMAEANVQILMDETILVANRFYLTGREDVTNTNRLALNEMQPEDAKLPWFVMNHTPLDLDEPARLGVDFHVSGHTHRGQMWPNHLITERVFELDYGLLEKEQLHALVSSGFGFWGPPTRIGSRSELWVIDVKFSE; via the coding sequence ATGCGTATACTTTTAGGCATAGTAGCATTAGCGATATATAGTGGTCTAACATTTTATCTTGGATGGAATTTTAGAGCATGGCTGTTGTCGATACAGCAATTCCGCTGGCCGATTGTTTATTGGACAGTGCTGTTTCTCGTATCATACGGTTATTTTATAGGAAAGCTGCATCCACTGTTAACACCTTTAACGGTACTCGGCAGCTATTGGATGTTCTTTTTGCAGTACGGGCTTATCCTTTGTATCATTGCCAACCTAATCATTAAGTTTACACCGCTTACAACAAGAATGGTTGGTACAGGAGTGGCCGGATTACTGATTGTTTTATTGATTGCAGGTACATATTTTGCATATTCACCGGTAGTCCGAAATGCTACAATCAATATCGATAAGCCAGGTGAAGACATGCGGATTGTTATGGGATCGGATTTTCATCTCGGTTTGTTGTCAGGAAAGGGGCACTTGGATAAGTTTGTTGCGCTTTCCAATGAACAAGATCCGGACTTAGTTCTTCTGCCGGGCGATATTGTCGATGATAGTCCAAAGCGCTTTGTCGAAAAAGATATGGGCGAAGTGATGAAAAATTTAAAGGCGACATATGGTGTATACGGAGTACTGGGTAACCATGAATATTATGGCAATGAAATTCCGGAATTCAAAAAGGAAATGGCTGAGGCGAATGTCCAGATATTAATGGATGAAACAATTTTAGTCGCAAATCGTTTTTATTTAACAGGGCGGGAAGATGTGACGAACACGAACCGTTTAGCCTTAAATGAAATGCAGCCTGAAGATGCAAAACTGCCTTGGTTTGTCATGAATCATACACCGCTGGATTTGGATGAGCCGGCCCGTTTAGGTGTGGATTTTCACGTTTCCGGACATACACATCGCGGTCAGATGTGGCCGAACCATCTCATAACGGAAAGAGTTTTTGAGTTGGATTACGGTCTTCTTGAAAAAGAGCAGCTGCATGCACTTGTTTCGAGCGGCTTTGGTTTTTGGGGGCCTCCGACACGTATTGGCAGTCGCTCCGAATTATGGGTAATAGATGTAAAATTTAGCGAATAA
- a CDS encoding DMT family transporter: protein MNILPYLFVLLAAMLWGTVGTTQTFLSEGISSFAVACVRSGIGGGVLLLAVLLMRKISFRNWSWKWTILAAIAIALFQSLFFTSVRFTGVAVGTVVTIGSAPVFAGFIEWIFWKVRPTLVWAIATVLAIIGCLMLFMNQGETAIHPLGIGLALAAGSMFALYTNVSKQLMKREETLPAVAMTFSICALLLLPLAAKDGFEWLTEDVNIWPILFMALAATSLAYILFLGGLKKISSSAAVTLSLAEPLTAALLGVFLVGEHLTFVAWIGVGLLLGGIIVLTFGTKKAAS, encoded by the coding sequence ATGAATATTTTACCGTATTTATTTGTGCTGCTGGCCGCAATGCTTTGGGGGACGGTCGGAACAACACAAACCTTTTTATCGGAAGGGATCTCTTCCTTTGCGGTAGCATGTGTCAGGTCCGGTATTGGCGGCGGTGTGTTGCTGCTGGCGGTTCTTTTAATGCGGAAAATTTCGTTCCGTAACTGGTCATGGAAATGGACGATTTTAGCCGCGATTGCGATAGCTTTATTCCAAAGTCTATTTTTCACTTCTGTACGCTTTACAGGAGTTGCGGTGGGTACGGTTGTGACAATCGGAAGTGCGCCGGTATTTGCGGGGTTCATCGAGTGGATCTTTTGGAAAGTAAGGCCCACCCTCGTATGGGCAATCGCGACAGTGCTTGCCATTATCGGCTGCCTGATGTTGTTTATGAATCAAGGTGAGACGGCGATTCACCCGCTTGGTATCGGGTTAGCACTGGCTGCAGGATCCATGTTTGCGCTTTATACGAATGTGAGCAAGCAATTGATGAAACGGGAAGAAACATTGCCTGCTGTTGCAATGACTTTCTCCATTTGCGCATTGCTTTTGTTGCCGCTTGCAGCAAAAGACGGGTTTGAATGGCTGACAGAAGATGTGAATATTTGGCCGATTCTTTTTATGGCACTTGCTGCTACAAGTTTGGCATACATATTATTTTTAGGCGGATTAAAGAAAATCAGTTCGTCCGCTGCAGTAACATTGAGCCTAGCCGAACCTTTAACAGCCGCATTACTCGGTGTGTTTTTAGTAGGGGAACATTTAACATTTGTTGCTTGGATCGGTGTTGGTTTATTATTAGGAGGAATAATTGTGCTGACATTCGGCACTAAGAAAGCTGCTTCATAG
- the nfsA gene encoding oxygen-insensitive NADPH nitroreductase yields MNTKELLRSHTSVRKYTGEEISKETVIDLIETAQMAASSHFVQAYSVIWVTDEEKKTKLGELSKNEFQFKTAGASFLFCVDFKRLQVAGQKHGVDISADTAENVLVGVADVALFAQNFVIAAESMGYGICYIGGARTNPKEISELFNLPEYVFPLFAMTIGTPTKRNETKPRLPVAAVLHENGYDVDKYETLLDEYDGIMEDYYSSRSSNQKTATWTKQMADYLVEQNRPHMKDFLASRGFTWK; encoded by the coding sequence GTGAATACAAAAGAATTATTACGCAGTCATACATCTGTTCGTAAATATACAGGAGAGGAAATTTCAAAAGAAACGGTCATCGATTTGATCGAAACAGCGCAAATGGCGGCAAGTTCTCATTTTGTACAAGCATACAGCGTTATTTGGGTAACGGATGAAGAAAAGAAAACGAAGCTTGGTGAACTGTCTAAAAACGAATTTCAGTTCAAAACAGCGGGTGCCTCATTCTTGTTTTGCGTAGACTTCAAACGTTTGCAAGTAGCGGGTCAAAAACACGGGGTTGATATTTCTGCTGACACGGCTGAAAACGTGCTTGTAGGGGTAGCAGATGTTGCATTATTTGCCCAAAACTTCGTAATTGCTGCCGAATCAATGGGTTACGGCATTTGCTATATCGGTGGTGCCCGAACAAATCCTAAGGAAATCAGCGAGCTGTTCAATTTACCGGAATATGTTTTCCCGTTATTTGCGATGACGATCGGCACACCGACAAAACGCAATGAAACAAAACCGCGTTTACCGGTAGCTGCAGTATTGCATGAAAATGGTTATGACGTTGATAAGTACGAAACGCTTCTGGATGAGTATGATGGAATTATGGAAGACTATTACAGCAGCCGCTCTTCAAATCAGAAGACGGCAACATGGACGAAACAAATGGCTGATTACTTAGTTGAACAAAACCGTCCGCATATGAAAGACTTCCTCGCTTCACGTGGCTTTACTTGGAAGTAA
- a CDS encoding lysoplasmalogenase yields the protein MARKVLILLFFGLGLYYVFFFETIDSSLKMVFKLLPMILLIALAFLTKVQVKSPYYWLISTGLIFCAVGDYTLQWFIVGLSFFLIGHIFYIFAFRSTNQQITPLYVKIVLAIYGAVMMFWIAGSLMQKGDTVLAIAVTAYIFVILTMGWTSFRTGSKFAVIGAILFIMSDSVLAINRFMFDVPASHILIMFTYYGAQFFLMLSIMEYDKFSSKTEIKSVE from the coding sequence ATGGCACGTAAAGTTCTGATTTTACTGTTCTTCGGGCTTGGCTTGTACTATGTATTCTTTTTTGAAACGATCGATAGTTCGCTGAAAATGGTCTTTAAGCTTTTGCCAATGATTTTGCTTATAGCGCTGGCATTTTTAACGAAAGTGCAAGTGAAATCTCCGTATTATTGGCTCATTTCCACCGGTTTAATTTTCTGTGCAGTTGGCGACTATACATTGCAGTGGTTCATCGTTGGACTGAGCTTTTTCCTGATCGGCCATATTTTCTATATTTTTGCGTTCCGTTCAACAAATCAGCAGATTACACCATTGTATGTAAAAATCGTATTAGCTATATACGGTGCGGTTATGATGTTCTGGATTGCGGGAAGCCTGATGCAAAAAGGAGATACTGTACTTGCCATTGCAGTGACTGCATATATTTTCGTTATTTTAACGATGGGATGGACATCGTTCCGAACAGGTAGTAAGTTTGCTGTCATCGGCGCCATCCTCTTTATCATGTCGGATTCGGTACTTGCTATTAACCGCTTTATGTTTGATGTTCCCGCTTCCCATATCCTGATCATGTTTACGTATTACGGCGCACAGTTTTTCCTCATGCTCAGCATAATGGAATATGACAAATTTAGTTCAAAAACCGAAATAAAAAGTGTAGAATAA
- a CDS encoding response regulator transcription factor, which yields MNQLTVLVTDDDQDIRDGIEIYLKNEGYRVLKAADGLEAIELLEQNEVHCIILDIMMPNMDGITATFKIRAERNIPIIMLSAKAEQTDKIHGLSVGADDYITKPFHPLELMARVKSQLRRYVNLGTAGEAAPLVEGLELDAAAREIRVDGTPVKLTPTEYKITELLLKNAGRVYSISDIYELVWNEPAYNAENIVAVHIRKIREKIEADPKNPRYLKVVWGLGYKIEK from the coding sequence ATGAATCAGCTGACGGTGCTCGTTACAGATGACGATCAGGACATCCGGGACGGCATAGAAATTTATTTGAAAAATGAAGGCTACCGGGTATTAAAAGCGGCAGACGGGCTTGAGGCAATCGAACTGCTTGAACAAAATGAAGTACACTGCATTATTTTAGACATCATGATGCCGAATATGGATGGGATTACCGCCACTTTCAAAATACGTGCAGAACGCAATATCCCGATTATTATGCTTAGTGCAAAGGCGGAACAAACCGATAAGATCCACGGGCTTTCCGTAGGGGCGGACGATTATATTACGAAGCCGTTCCACCCGCTGGAACTGATGGCACGCGTGAAATCCCAGTTGAGACGCTATGTGAACCTCGGTACGGCAGGGGAAGCCGCTCCGCTTGTCGAAGGACTTGAGCTTGATGCGGCTGCAAGGGAAATCCGTGTGGACGGAACTCCTGTTAAACTGACACCGACTGAGTATAAAATAACCGAGCTTCTATTAAAGAATGCGGGGCGTGTCTATTCGATCAGCGATATTTATGAGCTCGTATGGAATGAACCCGCTTATAATGCCGAAAATATTGTTGCCGTGCATATCCGCAAAATCCGTGAAAAAATTGAAGCAGATCCGAAAAACCCCCGTTATTTAAAAGTAGTTTGGGGATTGGGCTATAAAATTGAAAAGTAA
- the pepT gene encoding peptidase T: MKEKVIERLVRYAKIDTQSDFNSDTTPSTMKQFDLLHVLKDELAAIGLTDITLDENGYLFATLESNTDKDVPTLGFLAHVDTTSDYTGTNVQPQRIDNYDGEAITLKNGLVMAPDYFPNLKNYVGQTLITTDGNTLLGADDKAGIAEIMTAMEYLVNNPEIKHGKIRVAFTPDEEIGRGPHKFDVEKFGADYAYTLDGGPLGELQYESFNAAGVKVTTRGTNIHPGSAKDKMVNSITMAIEYQNEMPKDAVPEKTEGYEGFIHLMYFNGGIEETTMSYIIRDHDRAKFEEKKEYMAKVGKELQAKYGEEAITVAIEDQYYNMGEKIEPVMEIVDIAKEAFAKFNITPIVEPIRGGTDGSQLSYMGLPTPNIFAGGENMHGKYEFVSAETMEKATEVIIEIVQLFEQR, encoded by the coding sequence ATGAAAGAGAAAGTAATTGAACGTTTAGTACGCTATGCAAAAATTGATACACAATCAGATTTCAACTCTGACACAACCCCTTCAACAATGAAGCAATTCGATTTATTACATGTATTAAAGGATGAACTGGCAGCAATCGGTTTAACAGATATTACACTGGACGAAAACGGCTACCTTTTTGCAACACTGGAATCAAATACAGACAAAGACGTACCGACACTCGGCTTTTTGGCACATGTTGATACGACATCGGATTACACGGGAACTAATGTACAGCCTCAGCGCATCGACAATTATGACGGTGAAGCGATTACATTAAAAAATGGTTTAGTCATGGCACCGGACTATTTCCCGAATTTAAAAAATTATGTTGGCCAAACGTTAATTACGACAGACGGCAATACATTGCTAGGTGCGGATGATAAAGCCGGCATCGCAGAAATCATGACGGCAATGGAATACTTAGTGAACAATCCGGAAATCAAACACGGGAAAATCCGTGTAGCATTTACACCGGACGAAGAAATCGGGCGCGGCCCCCACAAATTTGACGTCGAGAAATTCGGTGCGGATTATGCGTACACACTGGATGGCGGTCCTCTTGGTGAATTACAGTACGAAAGCTTTAATGCAGCTGGCGTAAAAGTAACGACACGCGGCACGAACATCCATCCGGGTTCAGCAAAAGATAAAATGGTGAACTCGATTACAATGGCGATTGAATACCAAAATGAAATGCCAAAAGATGCAGTACCTGAAAAAACAGAAGGCTATGAAGGCTTTATCCACTTAATGTATTTCAACGGCGGAATTGAAGAAACAACAATGTCTTACATTATCCGTGACCATGACCGCGCTAAATTCGAAGAGAAAAAAGAGTATATGGCAAAGGTCGGCAAAGAATTACAGGCAAAATACGGTGAAGAGGCAATTACTGTAGCGATCGAGGATCAGTACTACAATATGGGCGAAAAAATCGAGCCTGTTATGGAAATTGTCGATATCGCAAAAGAAGCGTTTGCCAAGTTTAACATTACACCGATTGTCGAGCCGATCCGCGGTGGTACTGACGGTTCACAGCTTTCATATATGGGCTTGCCGACACCGAATATTTTTGCGGGCGGCGAAAATATGCACGGCAAATATGAATTTGTATCAGCTGAAACGATGGAAAAAGCT